In Nicotiana tabacum cultivar K326 chromosome 19, ASM71507v2, whole genome shotgun sequence, one DNA window encodes the following:
- the LOC107804967 gene encoding E3 ubiquitin-protein ligase PUB23-like — translation MAEVEVPDYFLCPISMQMMRDPVTTSTGITYDRENIEKWLIKFKNTTCPVTKQELLTIDLTPNHTLRRLIQSWCIMNSSNGVEPIPTPKPQVTKIHVLKLLKKAMESPEIQLSCLRKLRSIAHSSESNKKCLESVGVIDFLASIIKKKEVAFVEDSEYVSYDIVSRKILHTPMELTKASDEALDILFHLNPSNEDLKKFISQDELFLDSLLHFLKCGNNQSRAYAITLLKSAFNAADPGFLIGVKQEYFKGILSVLKTKITQQATKAALKLLVELCPWGRNRIKAIEVGAVSTLIELLLDTNERRSCELMLTILHQLCSCAEGRAELSSHGAGVAIVSKKILRVSQVASDRAVRILSSISKFSANSRVLQEMLQVGVVSKLCLVLQMDSCSKTKDRAKEILRLHSRVWRDSSCIPPYLLSSYPS, via the coding sequence ATGGCAGAAGTTGAAGTTCCTGACTATTTTCTTTGTCCAATCTCAATGCAAATGATGAGGGATCCAGTCACAACATCAACTGGAATAACCTATGATAGAGAAAACATAGAGAAGTGGCTAATCAAGTTCAAGAACACAACTTGTCCAGTCACCAAACAAGAGTTGTTGACCATTGATCTTACCCCTAACCACACTCTCCGCCGTCTGATCCAATCTTGGTGCATCATGAATTCTTCCAATGGTGTTGAACCAATTCCAACTCCAAAGCCTCAAGTAACAAAAATCCATGTTTTAAAACTCCTTAAAAAAGCTATGGAATCCCCAGAAATACAACTTTCTTGCTTGAGGAAACTTAGATCCATTGCCCATTCAAGTGAGAGCAACAAGAAGTGTTTAGAATCAGTTGGGGTTATTGATTTCTTAGCTTCAATTATAAAAAAGAAAGAGGTGGCTTTTGTTGAAGACTCAGAGTATGTGTCATATGATATTGTTTCGCGAAAAATTCTCCATACGCCAATGGAGTTAACTAAGGCAAGTGATGAAGCATTGGATATTCTCTTCCATCTTAATCCCTCTAATGAAGATTTAAAAAAGTTCATCTCTCAAGATGAACTTTTCTTGGATTCTTTATTGCATTTCTTGAAATGTGGGAATAACCAATCTCGAGCCTATGCAATAACCCTATTAAAATCAGCTTTCAATGCAGCTGATCCAGGGTTTTTAATTGGTGTAAAACAAGAATATTTTAAAGGAATATTGTCTGTTTTAAAAACCAAAATCACACAACAAGCTACTAAAGCTGCACTTAAATTACTAGTGGAACTTTGTCCATGGGGGAGAAATAGAATCAAAGCAATTGAAGTTGGAGCAGTTTCAACCCTAATTGAGCTACTTCTTGACACAAATGAAAGAAGATCATGTGAATTGATGTTAACAATTTTACACCAACTTTGCAGCTGCGCCGAGGGCCGAGCTGAGTTATCGAGCCATGGGGCTGGAGTCGCCATTGTTTCGAAGAAAATTCTTAGGGTTTCTCAAGTGGCAAGTGATAGGGCAGTGAGGATTCTTTCTTCTATTTCGAAATTCTCGGCGAATTCTAGGGTTCTTCAAGAGATGTTGCAAGTGGGAGTTGTGTCAAAGTTGTGTTTGGTGCTTCAAATGGATAGTTGTTCAAAGACCAAGGATAGAGCTAAAGAAATTCTAAGGTTACATTCTAGGGTTTGGAGAGATTCTTCTTGTATTCCTCCTTATTTGCTATCTTCTTATCCTTCATAA